In the genome of Primulina eburnea isolate SZY01 chromosome 13, ASM2296580v1, whole genome shotgun sequence, the window TCCATGAAGATAGAGACCGGATAGGAGTTCCTTTCCACCCAAGAAGCATACTTTTCCCGTTCATACTCAAAGTGCACGCCCTCCGGCTATCAGATTCTCTAAGCAGCAAACTTGCCTGGTACATAGACGACTGGCTCAGCTCCATTTCGACCACATCGAACCTTGCAAAATATCCTCTCCAGAAGTCGATTTtaagatgatgcttcaaattaTTGTCGTCGACTGCCAACATCATTGGCTTGATTATCTCCTGAGAGTAtagtttttcaattatcttccTACAGTCACCGTCTCCGCCGAGGCAATCCTCTAGGCAGTCGAACATCGCGCTACAGAGTAACAAACTCTCGTAAAACCTGCCGATAAAGGTCCATCCTCTGATATCCGCCTCTATATCACTCACCACCGTTACACAAGGATTGAGGTTTTTGACCTCTCTTACTAAAGATTCCAACTTCTTTGGAGAATCTGACAAGGACTGCAGACAGAACTCCATGTAAACAGCCGCTGCTTCTCCGGCCTCTAGCTCGAACATATCTCTTCTAAGCTCA includes:
- the LOC140810233 gene encoding DELLA protein RGL1-like; this encodes MCLLDAADKFTCQQYDLAENLLIDVLKVSDPAHNHVQRVVTFFARNLLEKIETETGKIDLEREVGYWNLEEAAMDLKVSMREVEQKLPMCQITHFTGVQTILDSVASAKKIHFIDMGVKIGSHWIVLMDALANRKNCPIEQLKISAVATSRDKLDETGKVLSSFAKSMNLKFTFRILNSEIDELRRDMFELEAGEAAAVYMEFCLQSLSDSPKKLESLVREVKNLNPCVTVVSDIEADIRGWTFIGRFYESLLLCSAMFDCLEDCLGGDGDCRKIIEKLYSQEIIKPMMLAVDDNNLKHHLKIDFWRGYFARFDVVEMELSQSSMYQASLLLRESDSRRACTLSMNGKSMLLGWKGTPIRSLSSWKF